A part of Paenibacillus donghaensis genomic DNA contains:
- the minD gene encoding septum site-determining protein MinD, which yields MGEAIVVTSGKGGVGKTTTTANIGTALALQGKKVCLVDTDIGLRNLDVVMGLENRIVYDLVDVAEGRCRLNQALVKDKRFDELYMLPAAQTKDKTSVTPEQVRDIILELKKEYEYILIDCPAGIEHGFRNAIAGADKAIVVTTPEHAAVRDADRVIGLLEQSHVESPKLVVNRIRPGLVKSGDMLDIEDILQVLNIDLIGIVPDDELVIKAANSGEPTVMNPDSSAAIAYRNIARRILGDAVPLMQLDRKPGAFKKLKKFFGMA from the coding sequence ATGGGAGAAGCGATAGTCGTAACCTCGGGCAAAGGCGGAGTTGGCAAAACGACCACAACAGCCAATATAGGAACCGCTCTTGCGCTGCAGGGCAAAAAAGTATGTCTCGTCGATACTGACATTGGACTGCGTAATCTGGATGTGGTTATGGGGCTTGAGAACCGGATCGTTTATGATCTGGTGGATGTGGCGGAGGGCAGATGCCGCCTGAACCAGGCTCTGGTTAAGGACAAGCGGTTCGATGAATTGTATATGCTTCCGGCAGCCCAGACGAAGGATAAGACGTCCGTTACACCTGAGCAGGTGAGGGATATCATTCTTGAGCTGAAGAAAGAATATGAATATATCCTGATCGATTGCCCAGCAGGAATTGAGCATGGCTTCCGCAATGCGATTGCCGGTGCCGACAAGGCCATTGTGGTCACCACGCCAGAGCATGCGGCCGTTCGTGATGCTGACCGTGTGATCGGACTGCTGGAGCAGTCGCATGTGGAATCGCCGAAGCTGGTAGTTAACCGCATTCGGCCAGGCCTTGTGAAATCAGGCGATATGCTAGATATCGAGGATATCCTGCAGGTGCTGAATATTGACCTCATCGGGATTGTTCCCGATGATGAACTGGTGATCAAGGCGGCCAACAGTGGCGAGCCTACCGTTATGAACCCCGATTCGTCCGCAGCTATCGCCTATCGAAACATTGCCCGCCGCATTCTGGGCGATGCTGTGCCGCTGATGCAGCTGGACCGCAAGCCCGGAGCCTTTAAGAAGCTGAAGAAGTTTTTTGGCATGGCCTAG
- the minC gene encoding septum site-determining protein MinC — translation MTVKSKHVRIKGIKDGLVFLLDDKCPFEDLLSELRYKLEHSHQNILAGPIVHVDIKLGERVVTEEDKDAVLDILRGQGNLLIRSVESLPVPGVVDQDALFLMSGMLRSGQVLHHTGNLLFLGDVNPGATITCSGDIYILGALRGMAHAGVEGNEEAIIAASLLAPTQLRIADIISRPPDEWETRESSMDFAYLLNGAMQIDKIHNIVKLRQGLNVFKGV, via the coding sequence ATGACAGTAAAATCCAAGCATGTAAGGATTAAGGGCATCAAGGACGGCTTGGTATTCCTACTAGACGACAAATGCCCCTTTGAAGATCTTCTAAGCGAGCTGCGCTACAAGCTGGAACACAGCCATCAGAATATTCTGGCCGGACCGATTGTGCATGTGGACATTAAGCTGGGCGAACGTGTGGTAACAGAGGAAGACAAGGATGCGGTACTGGACATTCTGAGGGGGCAGGGCAATCTGCTGATCCGATCTGTGGAGTCGCTGCCGGTTCCCGGCGTTGTGGATCAGGACGCGCTGTTTCTGATGAGCGGCATGCTGCGCTCCGGTCAGGTGCTGCATCATACGGGCAACCTTCTGTTTCTGGGTGATGTTAATCCCGGAGCGACGATCACTTGCTCAGGTGATATATATATACTGGGCGCCCTGCGGGGCATGGCCCATGCAGGTGTCGAGGGCAATGAAGAGGCCATTATCGCAGCTTCGCTGCTGGCACCGACCCAACTACGGATCGCTGATATTATCAGCAGGCCACCGGATGAATGGGAGACTCGGGAGAGCAGTATGGATTTTGCCTATTTATTAAACGGAGCCATGCAGATTGACAAGATTCATAATATAGTCAAATTACGTCAGGGTTTAAATGTGTTTAAAGGGGTGTAG
- the mreD gene encoding rod shape-determining protein MreD, protein MNMRRSVLILLLFLLFILQGTVLPWLIPDIWQMRIIPNLVLVAILFVTVYHHRHTALLLGLSFGMLQDVVFYGRILGSHSFTMGLSAYLIGLIFQLPRAPLPLMMSVVLLGSLLADSMLFGIYTVFNLNQEPYSWALLNHMLPTMLVHFAIALLFYVPLRKQLELIKKEAAKEENA, encoded by the coding sequence GTGAACATGCGCAGATCCGTTCTTATCCTGTTGCTGTTCCTGCTCTTTATCCTGCAGGGGACGGTGCTGCCTTGGCTGATCCCCGATATTTGGCAGATGCGGATTATTCCGAATCTGGTACTGGTGGCCATCCTGTTCGTGACGGTATATCACCACCGACATACCGCGCTTTTGCTGGGGCTTTCTTTTGGAATGCTGCAGGATGTAGTGTTCTATGGCCGTATACTCGGAAGTCATTCGTTCACTATGGGGCTGTCGGCTTATCTGATCGGTCTGATCTTTCAGCTTCCACGTGCCCCGCTTCCGCTGATGATGTCGGTTGTACTGCTGGGCAGTCTGCTTGCCGACAGCATGCTGTTCGGGATCTACACGGTGTTTAACCTCAATCAGGAGCCATACAGCTGGGCGCTGCTGAATCATATGCTGCCGACCATGCTGGTTCATTTCGCGATTGCGCTGCTCTTTTATGTTCCGCTGCGCAAGCAGCTGGAGTTGATCAAGAAAGAGGCCGCCAAGGAGGAAAACGCCTGA
- the mreC gene encoding rod shape-determining protein MreC produces the protein MLKLFKLFNNKRLFIMLITLVLFIVVMGFSLGPRKVLSWPESFLRDTTGFVQKMFYKPAGYVAGLFEDIGNLKDLAKENEELKILAAQYARDKATYNFIEAQYKLLQKQVHFTAAQKAQYDYEYWTVQVVGESTEPNNSSIVIDRGSNEGVKLNMPVISDKGLVGIVSRVSKFTATVKPLTMMDPNDPNSQPPIAATATNKETKSFGMVESYDLKTGRLLMKRIPPGDPIKEGDTVVSSGSGGLYPRGLIIGTVDSVDIGEYGLTSTAIINPAAGFQDWKLLTVVASHQESEE, from the coding sequence GTGTTGAAACTGTTTAAGCTGTTTAACAATAAACGTCTGTTCATTATGCTGATTACCCTAGTGCTGTTTATCGTGGTAATGGGTTTCAGTCTGGGGCCGAGGAAGGTCCTCTCCTGGCCTGAGAGCTTTCTCAGAGATACAACCGGTTTCGTGCAAAAAATGTTCTACAAGCCCGCTGGATATGTAGCGGGCTTGTTTGAAGATATCGGAAACCTTAAAGATCTCGCCAAGGAGAACGAGGAGCTGAAGATTCTCGCAGCCCAGTATGCGCGGGACAAGGCGACTTATAATTTCATCGAAGCACAGTATAAGTTGCTGCAGAAGCAGGTGCATTTTACTGCTGCACAGAAAGCGCAATATGATTACGAATACTGGACGGTTCAAGTCGTAGGCGAGAGCACCGAGCCCAACAACAGCTCCATTGTCATTGACCGGGGTTCGAATGAAGGCGTCAAGCTGAATATGCCTGTGATTTCTGACAAGGGGCTGGTCGGGATTGTCAGCCGGGTCAGCAAATTCACGGCTACCGTGAAGCCGCTGACCATGATGGACCCGAATGATCCGAACTCCCAGCCACCGATTGCAGCTACGGCCACCAATAAAGAGACCAAATCCTTCGGCATGGTGGAGAGCTACGACCTCAAGACTGGCCGGCTGCTGATGAAGCGGATTCCCCCTGGTGATCCGATTAAAGAAGGCGATACGGTTGTTTCCTCAGGCAGCGGTGGTCTATACCCGCGCGGCTTGATTATCGGGACGGTGGATAGCGTCGACATTGGCGAGTATGGTCTGACTTCTACAGCAATTATTAATCCGGCAGCCGGGTTCCAGGACTGGAAGCTGTTGACGGTCGTTGCTTCCCATCAGGAGAGTGAAGAATAG
- a CDS encoding rod shape-determining protein has product MLGGFTKDLGIDLGTANTLVYVRGKGIVVREPSVVAINTDTKTIEAVGESAKKMIGRTPGNIRAIRPMKDGVIADFDTTATMIKYFIRQAQKQRSMFQRHPNVMVCVPSGITAVEQRAVEDATKQAGAREAYIIEEPFAAAIGADLPVWEPTGSMVVDIGGGTTEVAVISLGGIVTSRSVRVAGDDADEAIIQYIKRQYNLMIGERTSEQLKMDVGSAMPLEKAETMEIRGRDLVTGLPKTLTITSDEVCEALSDTVNAIVEAVKVTLEKCPPELAADIMDRGIVLTGGGALLRNLDKLLARETGMPVIVAENPLDCVAIGTGKALENIHLFKSRSGTGLRYKR; this is encoded by the coding sequence ATGTTAGGTGGTTTCACGAAAGATTTAGGGATTGACCTGGGGACAGCGAATACGCTTGTCTATGTACGCGGCAAAGGCATAGTTGTAAGAGAGCCTTCCGTGGTGGCTATTAACACAGATACCAAAACCATTGAAGCTGTAGGCGAATCCGCCAAAAAAATGATCGGCCGCACACCCGGCAACATTCGTGCGATCCGTCCGATGAAGGATGGAGTTATTGCCGACTTCGATACAACGGCTACCATGATCAAATATTTCATCCGCCAAGCCCAGAAGCAGCGCTCGATGTTCCAGCGCCATCCGAATGTGATGGTCTGTGTCCCTTCCGGCATTACTGCGGTCGAGCAGCGTGCCGTTGAGGATGCAACCAAGCAGGCGGGAGCGCGTGAAGCCTACATCATTGAGGAGCCGTTTGCAGCAGCCATCGGTGCGGATCTGCCGGTATGGGAACCAACCGGAAGTATGGTGGTGGATATCGGCGGCGGTACAACCGAAGTGGCGGTAATCTCGCTCGGCGGGATTGTAACCAGCCGTTCCGTACGTGTGGCCGGGGATGATGCGGATGAAGCGATTATCCAGTACATCAAACGCCAGTATAACCTGATGATCGGGGAACGGACCTCGGAGCAGTTGAAGATGGATGTGGGCTCTGCCATGCCGCTTGAGAAAGCAGAGACGATGGAAATTCGCGGACGCGATCTGGTAACGGGACTGCCGAAGACCTTGACGATTACTTCCGACGAGGTATGTGAAGCGTTGTCCGATACAGTGAATGCGATTGTAGAAGCGGTTAAGGTTACTCTGGAGAAATGCCCGCCGGAGCTGGCAGCCGATATCATGGACCGGGGCATCGTATTGACCGGGGGCGGCGCACTGCTGCGTAACCTGGATAAGCTGCTGGCCCGTGAAACCGGAATGCCGGTTATCGTAGCTGAGAATCCGCTGGATTGCGTTGCTATCGGTACAGGCAAAGCCTTGGAGAATATTCATCTTTTCAAGAGCCGCAGCGGCACCGGACTGCGCTACAAGCGCTAA
- the radC gene encoding RadC family protein, which yields MESQSVMLRDLPHEERPRERMMQYGAESLSQAELLAILLGTGTRRESAIHMAQRVLGQAGGLRQLADLSIEELIDIKGIGPAKAVQLKAGIELGRRMANSRLTEPVIIRSPQDAAEILTEQLRYLQKEHFVCLFLNTKNHVVGQETLSMGSLNASIVHPREVFRAAIKCSSASIICAHNHPSGDPTPSPEDIALTTRLLQAGEIVGIDVLDHLIIGDSRFVSLKEKGFM from the coding sequence ATGGAGTCGCAATCAGTAATGCTGCGGGACCTCCCCCATGAAGAACGACCACGAGAGCGCATGATGCAATATGGGGCGGAATCATTAAGTCAGGCAGAGCTTCTGGCCATTCTGCTGGGTACGGGAACACGCCGGGAATCGGCTATTCATATGGCCCAGCGGGTGCTGGGACAAGCAGGCGGCCTTCGTCAATTGGCAGACCTGAGCATTGAAGAATTGATTGATATCAAAGGCATCGGCCCCGCCAAGGCCGTGCAACTAAAAGCAGGCATAGAGCTGGGAAGACGCATGGCGAATTCCCGGCTTACCGAGCCGGTCATTATCCGCAGTCCGCAGGACGCCGCGGAGATTCTGACTGAGCAGCTGCGTTATTTGCAGAAGGAGCATTTTGTCTGTCTGTTCCTGAATACGAAGAATCATGTGGTGGGGCAGGAGACCTTGTCCATGGGCAGCTTGAACGCCTCCATTGTCCATCCGCGTGAAGTATTCCGGGCAGCCATCAAATGCAGCAGCGCGTCCATTATTTGTGCACACAATCACCCCAGCGGTGATCCGACGCCGAGTCCCGAGGATATTGCGCTGACTACCAGATTACTGCAGGCGGGCGAGATCGTCGGAATCGACGTGCTGGATCATCTGATCATCGGGGATAGCCGGTTTGTAAGTTTGAAAGAGAAGGGCTTCATGTAA
- a CDS encoding Maf family protein encodes MHDVSSRLIILASGSPRRRELLSQLGLPFQVVTSDADESTPPEWTPEEIVRALALRKAQAVIPAASAERGALIIGSDTIVVLEDAVLGKPVDEQDSKTMLAALQGRTHKVYTGVACIGLPEGREVVDHRVTSVTMRAMSDEEIAAYIATGEPADKAGSYAIQGLGATLVDRIEGCYFNVVGLPLSLLGEMLQGFGISLLDRK; translated from the coding sequence GTGCATGATGTAAGCTCACGCCTTATTATTCTCGCTTCGGGTTCACCGCGCCGCCGTGAGCTGCTGTCGCAGCTCGGACTGCCGTTTCAGGTGGTCACCAGCGATGCCGATGAGAGCACGCCGCCCGAATGGACGCCGGAAGAGATCGTGCGCGCCCTGGCTCTGCGCAAAGCGCAGGCGGTGATTCCTGCTGCCAGCGCGGAGCGCGGAGCGTTAATTATCGGCAGCGATACGATCGTTGTGCTGGAGGATGCCGTCCTTGGCAAGCCGGTCGACGAGCAGGACAGCAAGACCATGCTGGCCGCACTGCAAGGCCGTACCCATAAGGTGTACACGGGTGTAGCCTGCATAGGACTGCCGGAAGGCCGCGAAGTCGTCGATCACCGTGTCACCAGTGTAACCATGAGAGCGATGTCCGATGAGGAGATTGCTGCCTACATAGCTACCGGGGAGCCGGCTGACAAGGCTGGCTCTTATGCTATTCAAGGGCTTGGCGCCACGTTGGTGGACCGCATTGAAGGCTGCTATTTTAACGTAGTGGGACTGCCGTTGTCACTGCTTGGCGAGATGCTCCAAGGGTTCGGGATATCACTGCTGGACCGTAAGTAA
- a CDS encoding DUF4321 domain-containing protein, whose translation MKKKNVGTLLLFLILGWLAGAWIAKLLQPIEALSFLTKSTVLKWSPQADLDIITYDITIQLKLCLLSLAGIITAVWLYRKV comes from the coding sequence ATGAAGAAAAAAAATGTGGGTACACTGCTGTTATTTCTTATTCTCGGCTGGCTGGCCGGGGCGTGGATCGCCAAGCTGTTGCAGCCTATAGAGGCTCTGTCTTTTCTCACGAAATCGACTGTTCTAAAATGGTCGCCGCAAGCCGATTTGGACATTATAACCTATGACATCACTATTCAATTGAAATTGTGCTTGCTCAGTCTAGCAGGTATCATTACAGCGGTATGGCTATACCGGAAGGTATAA
- a CDS encoding SPOR domain-containing protein, with the protein MNNGRMTFRFNADKDKPVPAVLEHRRDSGLGSRDEQYSTNYNADLNTEYRTDQDEEYRAVSGTERSDVSWVGSNADWSRDHRAESRVDRSMEERWDQRTKASADRSAEDRADLRTEFIVDRNREDRWDQRTKSSGGNSEPPRMNWREPQQPKVRTSEGLDLHPVLLEPDAKPDVEDPPRAEYAYSRYSPMYAADDEIDEDWLSTGNQYLPQAGPGQTRGGWPAAGADGSYHTRRPSNIWKFAVSVTGALGIGLLLGYMVLSLFSGGNTDGGAGAAIAGTLAAVDPAAGTAEGGGEGAEAADPAGAGTSGLPLEETADPAAGRIGVQVGAQSYYLLQYGVFSTPAGAEQAKQELLAAGLAASLDPADGNRVYAGLSPDREQAKLLSSGLKNEGIELYVREVALPAAEQLRFGGTAATVSGYFAVSGELLSELSSQSAALLAGGPGTTDTAAVSDLHLQWSESVKALEQGLPAEAQAVCAELEKAVSRGISALTEYNKNKAQGLLWEVQEAMMSFLEGQKQLMAVMA; encoded by the coding sequence TTGAATAACGGAAGAATGACATTCCGGTTTAATGCTGACAAGGACAAGCCGGTTCCTGCCGTACTGGAACACCGCCGGGACAGCGGCTTAGGGAGCAGGGACGAGCAATATAGTACGAATTACAATGCGGATCTTAATACGGAGTATCGAACGGACCAAGATGAGGAATATCGAGCGGTGTCTGGAACGGAGCGGAGTGACGTTTCTTGGGTGGGGTCCAATGCGGATTGGAGCAGGGATCATAGAGCGGAATCCCGTGTGGACCGAAGTATGGAAGAACGTTGGGATCAGAGGACAAAAGCCAGTGCGGATCGAAGTGCGGAAGATAGGGCGGATCTGAGAACAGAATTTATTGTGGATCGAAATAGGGAAGATAGATGGGATCAGAGGACAAAATCCAGTGGAGGTAATTCGGAGCCACCGCGGATGAATTGGCGGGAACCGCAGCAGCCCAAGGTTAGAACTTCCGAGGGGTTGGACCTGCATCCAGTACTGCTTGAACCCGATGCCAAGCCAGATGTTGAGGACCCGCCCCGCGCTGAATATGCCTATTCACGTTATTCCCCTATGTATGCGGCCGATGATGAGATTGATGAGGATTGGCTGTCCACCGGGAATCAGTATCTCCCGCAGGCTGGTCCGGGGCAAACCAGGGGAGGCTGGCCCGCAGCGGGTGCGGACGGTTCCTACCATACCCGCCGGCCTTCGAATATATGGAAGTTTGCGGTGTCCGTAACCGGCGCACTTGGCATAGGGCTGCTGCTCGGATATATGGTGCTGTCGTTATTCAGCGGCGGCAATACGGACGGAGGCGCCGGAGCCGCGATAGCGGGCACACTGGCTGCAGTGGATCCGGCAGCCGGAACTGCGGAGGGCGGCGGTGAGGGAGCCGAGGCGGCTGACCCCGCCGGTGCCGGCACCTCAGGGCTGCCGCTGGAGGAGACCGCTGATCCGGCGGCAGGCCGCATCGGCGTGCAGGTTGGAGCGCAGAGCTACTACCTGCTGCAATACGGGGTGTTCAGCACGCCGGCCGGGGCCGAGCAGGCGAAGCAGGAGCTGCTGGCAGCCGGACTGGCGGCCAGTCTGGACCCTGCCGACGGCAACCGGGTATACGCCGGGCTGTCGCCGGACCGTGAGCAGGCCAAGCTGCTGAGCAGCGGCCTGAAGAACGAGGGCATCGAGCTGTACGTACGCGAGGTGGCCCTGCCTGCAGCGGAGCAGCTGCGGTTTGGCGGGACCGCTGCGACGGTGAGTGGCTATTTTGCCGTCAGCGGCGAGCTGTTGAGCGAGCTGAGCAGCCAATCCGCTGCGCTGCTTGCAGGAGGGCCAGGCACAACGGACACTGCTGCCGTGAGCGACTTGCACCTGCAGTGGAGTGAGTCTGTCAAGGCACTGGAGCAGGGATTGCCTGCCGAAGCACAGGCGGTGTGCGCCGAGCTGGAGAAGGCCGTCAGCCGGGGCATCTCGGCATTGACCGAATATAACAAGAACAAGGCCCAGGGCCTGCTGTGGGAGGTACAGGAAGCGATGATGAGCTTCCTTGAGGGCCAGAAGCAACTTATGGCCGTAATGGCCTGA
- a CDS encoding glycosyltransferase: MREHMLFISARNQNNQDIEGDIRTGNLLAVLLEKFAIDLLVYGDCTSAPAVEGVAGLKVHTVKRHVTPRRTMLRSLYTLRNYSPFSNADRDMKAMLEELCGATEYSHVFIAHSLLGNCIDRVRQMLPEAVIVTDAQRSESALSAGQAAVKRGISKPYHKLNAALVRRDEKRLMNKTGLLLATSEWDALSFKALSFEDAAKVHVVPVSIDMKEYPPVPDAHKENRIVLHWNLNTQQGKNAALLFIKKLYPLIKEEVPDVQCSIVGENLHADILSLVDKDASLTIADRCSTEAVLRSKVLISPLLEGCASRLHILEAWALKTAVVSTARGAEGLNCEHNRNILLAHSSAEMAAHVVRLLKEPELGALLADRAYQTLLKHYEASEVKAKLLSLV; this comes from the coding sequence ATGCGTGAACATATGCTGTTTATCTCAGCACGAAATCAGAATAACCAGGATATTGAGGGCGACATCAGAACAGGGAACCTGCTTGCCGTGCTGCTGGAGAAATTTGCAATTGATCTGCTGGTTTACGGGGATTGCACCTCTGCACCTGCCGTTGAAGGAGTGGCTGGTCTTAAGGTTCATACTGTGAAACGCCATGTGACTCCCCGCAGAACGATGTTGCGTTCACTCTATACCTTGCGCAATTACTCTCCCTTCAGCAACGCGGACCGAGACATGAAGGCGATGCTGGAAGAGCTGTGTGGTGCTACGGAATACAGCCATGTGTTTATCGCACACAGTCTGCTGGGGAATTGCATTGACAGGGTTCGTCAGATGCTGCCGGAGGCGGTGATTGTTACAGACGCCCAGCGTTCTGAGAGCGCGTTGTCTGCTGGACAGGCGGCTGTGAAACGGGGGATCAGCAAGCCTTACCATAAGCTGAATGCCGCATTGGTGCGCAGGGATGAGAAGAGACTGATGAATAAAACAGGTCTCCTGCTTGCCACCTCGGAATGGGATGCATTGTCTTTCAAGGCGCTCTCCTTCGAGGATGCGGCCAAAGTACATGTGGTGCCTGTCAGTATTGATATGAAGGAATATCCGCCTGTTCCAGATGCCCACAAAGAGAACCGGATCGTGCTCCATTGGAATCTGAATACCCAGCAGGGCAAAAATGCAGCCCTGTTATTCATCAAAAAGCTGTATCCTTTGATTAAGGAAGAGGTGCCGGATGTGCAGTGTTCTATTGTTGGGGAGAATCTGCATGCTGACATCCTATCGCTGGTGGATAAGGATGCTTCGCTTACTATTGCCGATAGATGCAGCACGGAAGCTGTATTGCGCTCCAAGGTTCTAATCTCGCCGCTGCTGGAAGGCTGCGCCTCACGCCTCCATATTCTCGAAGCCTGGGCGCTGAAGACGGCGGTCGTTTCGACAGCCAGAGGGGCTGAAGGGCTGAACTGCGAGCATAACCGTAATATTCTGCTGGCGCACAGCTCGGCAGAGATGGCCGCTCATGTCGTAAGACTGCTGAAGGAGCCGGAGCTTGGCGCACTTTTGGCTGACCGTGCCTATCAGACCTTGCTGAAGCATTATGAGGCCAGCGAGGTTAAGGCCAAGCTTCTAAGCCTTGTATAA
- a CDS encoding glycosyltransferase family 4 protein: MEKLLFISAENPFPQDSGGKLRTGNILAILLAKYEVDLLTYHSSRQAQASEPLPHLTIREVKRTVSYRKAMLRSLYKWRNCSYMSHADLDMKDEILALCRANDYRQVFISHSLLGSCADIVKQVLPQAVVVTDAHNFESGLSAQLAEKKKGLSGWFYRMNAVWTRSDELKLMDNTSLLLTTSEQDGLAFKALSFRNAQKVHVIPNFIRIEDYAGTAGTDKENWIILPGNMNYFPNVNAALYFYREIYPLVKAKVPDIKWYIVGRDVHPEVAALAEADRSIVITGYVDSVADYIRRAKVVIAPLKEGSGTRLKILEAWALKTPVVSTSKGAEGLLYEHNINLMIADDPDDFAANVTLLLLDKERRFVLAEHAYQTLLKNYEAGSVREKLLSLV, translated from the coding sequence ATGGAGAAGTTACTATTTATATCTGCAGAGAATCCGTTTCCGCAGGACAGTGGAGGCAAGCTGAGAACGGGCAATATTCTGGCGATCCTACTGGCGAAATATGAAGTGGACCTGCTGACTTATCATAGCAGCCGGCAGGCACAGGCAAGCGAACCCCTGCCGCATCTGACTATTCGCGAAGTTAAGCGTACCGTGAGCTACCGCAAAGCGATGCTGCGTTCCTTATACAAGTGGCGGAACTGCTCTTATATGAGTCATGCAGATCTGGATATGAAGGATGAGATTCTTGCCCTCTGCAGAGCGAATGATTACCGGCAAGTGTTTATTTCCCATAGTCTGCTTGGCAGCTGCGCCGATATTGTCAAGCAAGTGCTGCCCCAGGCAGTGGTTGTCACCGATGCACATAACTTCGAGAGTGGCCTGTCCGCGCAGCTGGCGGAGAAGAAGAAGGGACTGAGCGGATGGTTTTACCGTATGAATGCTGTCTGGACCCGCTCGGATGAACTGAAGCTGATGGATAATACGAGTCTGCTCTTGACTACCTCGGAGCAGGACGGCTTGGCGTTTAAGGCTCTTTCTTTCAGAAATGCGCAAAAAGTGCATGTAATTCCCAATTTTATCCGTATTGAAGATTACGCAGGGACAGCTGGTACAGACAAAGAGAACTGGATTATTCTTCCGGGTAATATGAACTATTTTCCCAATGTGAACGCAGCGCTGTATTTCTACCGTGAGATCTACCCGCTGGTCAAAGCCAAGGTTCCGGATATCAAGTGGTATATCGTCGGACGTGATGTGCACCCGGAGGTTGCTGCGCTGGCTGAGGCGGACCGCTCTATCGTTATTACCGGCTACGTGGACAGTGTGGCGGATTATATCCGCCGGGCGAAGGTGGTCATTGCTCCCCTGAAGGAAGGCAGCGGCACCCGGCTCAAGATCCTTGAAGCCTGGGCGCTGAAGACTCCGGTTGTCTCGACGTCCAAAGGGGCGGAAGGGCTGCTGTACGAGCACAATATCAATCTTATGATCGCCGATGATCCTGACGATTTCGCGGCTAACGTTACCCTGCTGCTGTTGGACAAGGAGCGGAGGTTTGTGCTGGCGGAGCACGCCTATCAGACGCTGTTGAAGAATTATGAAGCCGGAAGTGTGCGTGAGAAGCTGCTCAGTCTGGTATGA
- a CDS encoding GGDEF domain-containing protein, with protein sequence MSFELHQPTLLICLFLGNFFMVLLILAYRSRFSRDRIYMLFVASKCMQLGILLLLLLEARILPPVLPLVALLWLAAGVVETMAILLLVGMYSHKMMEYYRLLSAAALFLLLAFVIWQGRFTVASAALSGSLLMTYPAYILLVRIRETALQRAMGWLYAVVALALAGRALVGVASGYPAIAALLHLFFYTGIFLLMFLGTSGFMLLSREQAYAELTRVATYDELTGILNRRSFVLRARPLIAAAALQGAPYSFLLLDLDHFKSVNDTYGHDTGDKVLRDFAARIGQQLHNGELFGRFGGEEFAILLHRADMQASSETAERLRASLSGAVINGAQLPYSVSIGVITVASGERMSLNSLYKLSDTALYRAKQQGRNRVERSEAGGA encoded by the coding sequence ATGAGCTTTGAGCTTCATCAGCCGACGCTGCTGATCTGTTTGTTTCTGGGTAATTTCTTTATGGTGCTGCTGATTCTGGCTTACCGTTCCCGTTTCTCCCGGGATCGTATCTATATGCTGTTTGTGGCCTCGAAATGCATGCAGCTGGGGATTCTGCTGCTGCTGCTGCTGGAAGCCCGGATTCTGCCGCCGGTTCTGCCGCTTGTGGCCTTGCTCTGGCTTGCAGCCGGAGTTGTGGAGACGATGGCTATCTTGCTGCTGGTGGGTATGTACAGCCATAAGATGATGGAATATTACCGGCTGCTAAGCGCAGCCGCTCTGTTTCTGCTGCTTGCCTTCGTCATATGGCAAGGCCGCTTTACGGTGGCTTCGGCAGCCTTGTCCGGCAGTCTGCTGATGACCTACCCGGCGTACATCCTGCTGGTACGAATCCGGGAGACAGCACTGCAGCGGGCGATGGGCTGGCTCTACGCAGTGGTTGCCCTGGCTCTGGCAGGAAGAGCACTGGTGGGAGTGGCATCTGGTTATCCAGCCATCGCCGCTCTGCTGCATTTGTTCTTTTATACCGGAATTTTCTTGCTGATGTTTCTGGGCACCTCTGGATTTATGCTGCTGTCAAGAGAGCAGGCCTACGCCGAGCTTACTAGAGTTGCTACGTATGATGAGCTGACAGGGATCTTGAACCGCAGATCCTTTGTATTGCGGGCGCGTCCTTTGATTGCGGCGGCAGCACTTCAAGGCGCTCCTTACTCGTTCCTCCTGCTTGACCTGGATCATTTCAAGTCTGTGAATGATACCTATGGGCACGACACCGGGGATAAAGTCCTGCGCGACTTTGCCGCCAGAATCGGACAGCAGCTGCACAACGGTGAGCTGTTCGGCAGATTTGGCGGGGAAGAGTTCGCTATTCTGCTGCACAGGGCAGACATGCAGGCCAGCAGCGAGACGGCGGAACGGCTGCGTGCTTCTTTGAGCGGAGCTGTCATTAATGGGGCGCAGCTTCCTTATTCTGTGAGTATCGGCGTGATCACCGTAGCGTCGGGCGAGCGTATGTCCTTGAATTCGCTCTACAAGCTGAGCGACACCGCCCTGTACCGGGCGAAGCAGCAGGGACGCAACCGTGTCGAGCGAAGCGAAGCCGGAGGTGCTTGA